In Corynebacterium frankenforstense DSM 45800, the DNA window TACTCCCCCGGCTCCTCGATCCGCGGCGGCGTGCCCGTCATCGCCCCCTGGTTCAACGACCTGATCGAGGGCCGCGAGCCCGCCCACGGTTGGGCCCGCCGCCGTCAGTGGAACCACGAGCCGCACGAGGACGGCTACGACGCCTGGGTGACCTGGCGCGGCCTGCGCCTCGTGCTCACGGTGCGCGGCGCCGCCGACTCGCTGAGCGTGGGCCTCGACGTGCTCAACCGCGGCATCACCACCCAGCCCGTCCAGCTGGCGCTGCACCCCTACTTCGCGGTCTCCGACGTCACGCAGGTCATGGTCGCCCGCGCCGACGGCCGCACCTACGAGTTCGACGGCACTCTCGTCGACTCCCGCGAGCCGCACGCCGCCGTCGGCGGCCCGACCCGCATCATCGACCGGGCCGGCGGCCGCGAGATCGCCGTCTTCGACCAGGGCGCGGACCACACCGTGGTGTGGAACCCCGGCGAGGCCGACGCCCCCGGCGACCTGGACGCCGACGGCTGGCGCCGCTTCGTCTGCGTCGAGCCCGCCCGCCTGGGCACCCGCCTGCGCGGCTTCACCCTGGCCCCGGGCCAGTCGGCCACCATCGGGATGCGCGTGGAGACCCGGGAGCTCTAGCTCCCGGGTCCCGGACGTGGGCGTTACTTCCGGATCGTGATCTGCCAGCCCGCGTCGCCCTTGGCGTGGAAGTCGGTGACCTCGTGGCCGTTCTCCGCGGCCCACCGCGGGATCGTCTCCGTGCCCTGGGTGCAGTCGAAGTCGATGACCAACTCCTCGCCGGCGTCCAGCGAGTCGAGCACGTCCTTGGTCTCGATCAGGGGGAACGGGCACACGGCGCCCATCTGGTCGAGGAAGTAGCGGCCCTGCCCGATCTCGCGGGCCTTGGCCTTCTTCTTGCCGGCCACCGTGACCAGCCCCGTGGCCACCTGGAAGTTGCCGGCGACGGCCGCACCGTCGCCGCCCCGGCCACCGGCCGGGCGCTGCGGCGCGCCGACGGTGACGGACTCGGCGACGCCGTGCGACGCGGCGTCGTCAAGCACCTCGTCCTCGGCGGAGGTGGGCGCCTCGGCGGGCTTGAGCCACAGCTTGGCCGCAACGCCCACGCCGAGGGCCATGAACAGCAGCGCGACCCAGCCCTGGTAGCTGAACAGGGAGGTCTGGACCATGCCGTTGCCCACGGTGCAGCCGCCGGCCAGCGAGGCACCGACGCCCATGCCGACGCCGCCGACCACGGAGCGCACCGCCTGGGTGGCGTCGGGCAGGCGGACGCGGAATTCGCCGGTCGCGCGCGCCGCGATCCAGGAGCCGACGAGGATGCCGAGCACCAGCATCACGCCCCAGTCCATGCGCTCGGCGTCGCCGGTGACCGTCCAGTTGGCCAGGTTGGCGCTCGGGGTCGTGATGCCCAGGCCGTCGTTGCGGCCGGTGGCGGCCGAGAGCGGCCAGGCGATCACGCCGAGCACGCCGACGGCCACCGCGGCGGCGTAGACGTGCAGCGGGCGCTTCCAGCGCGACCCTCCGAGGCTCGCGACCTTCGGCGCGGCGGCCTCCCGCTGCAGGAAGCGGTTCGCGGCCCAGCCGGTGAACAGGGCGAAGGGGATCGCGAACCACCACAGCGAGACGCCGAAGGTGCGCGGCAGGTCGGTCCAGCCGGTGTCCCAGGAGCGCAGGAACTCGTTGAAGCCGGTCAGCGGGCCGGTCTTCATCGCGGCGGCGGACAGGCAGTACATGATCAGCGCGATCCACGAGCCGACCAGGCCCTCGCCCGAGCGGTACCAGGTGCCCGAGGCGCAGCCGCCGGCGAGCACGATGGCCAGGCCGAAGATGAAGCCGCCGATGACGACCGCGGCGGGCTTGAAGGTGGTCGCCTCGGGCGCGATGACGCCGGCGCCGGTCAGCGCGGCGATGCCGACGGCGTGGACGGCGATGACGATGAACAGCGCGACGAGGGTACGCCAGGAGCGCTGCAGGAAGAGGTCACGCAGCATGCCGGTGACGCAGAAGCGTCCGCGCTGCATGACGATGCCGAGCACGGCGCCGAGCGCCAGGCCGGTGACGATCATGGGGTCTCCTCTGTGATCTTCCGCGGGCCCGGGAGCCGGGCCCGTCTCAGGGAACGTCCCGGATCCTAGCGCGCGCTGGACTCCTTTGTCTAGACACAGCAGACCGAATGGTCTATGAGACACGGAACATCCGGGGCGGAAATTCCCGCCCGGTGCTATGGTTTGCCAGTTCGAACACAACCGAAGAATGAAGGAGGAACCGCCCGTGGCCGCCGACCCCGCGCACCCCGCCGACCCCACATCGCCCGAGCCCCCGGAGCCGATGCCGGCCCGTCCCGACCCGTGGACGCTGCTGACCTCCTTCTCCACCCCGGGCCCGCGCTGGCCCGGCGCGCTGCGCGCTGCACTGGCCCTCGCCTTGCCGGGTGCGGCGGCCCTCCTGCTCGGCTTCGACAACGAGATGCTGCTCATCGCGGCCGGCGGCTTCACCGTCATCTACGGCGAGGGCCACCCCTACCGCACGCGCTGGCGCGTGATGGCCGTCGCCGGCGGGCTGATCGCGCTGGCCTCGGTCTCGGGCGCGTTCGTCGGCTCCGTCGCCTTCAGCCACCTCTCCGCAGGCGCCGCCCACTGGTGGCTCGCGCTGCCGGCGATCTTCACCGCGCTGATCGCCACGATCGGCGCCTTCGTGCAGAACGCGCTGCGCCTGCCCGCGCCGGGCTCCTTCTTCATCGTCATGGTCGGCGGCGGCGCGACGATGGTCGCCCGCCTGGGCCTGAACCCCGTCGAGGTCGGCGCGTGGTCCCTGGTCGGCGCGCTGTCCGCGATGGTCATCGGCATGGCCCCGGCACTCATCCACCGCCACCGCCCGGAGACCCAGGCCGTGGAGACCCTCGAGCGCACCGTCGCCGAGTTCGCCGCCGCGCCGCGCCCGGCCGTCGCCAAGAAGCACCAGGCCGAGTCCGCCCTGCAGACCGCCTGGGTCAGCCTGTCCGACGCCGGCGTGGTCCGCGGCGGGCACGTCATCGACCCCGCCCGCTCCGAACTGGCGCGCCGCACCGTCGCCGCGCACCGGCGCCTGGCCGGCCTGGACTCCCGCTTCGCCGGCACCGAGCAGTCCGAGGAGATGGAGGACTCCCCCGTCTACGTCGACCTCGAGCGCACCGCGATCCCGCACGCCCGCCCGACGGTCGCCTACCGCATCTACCGCTCGATCCACCCCTACTCGCACGCGACGATGACGGCGACGAAGGTCGCGCTGGCCTCGCTGCTGGCCGGCGCGATCGGCCTGGCGCTGCAGCTGGACCGCCCGGACTGGGCCGTGGTCAGCGTGCTGCTGACCCTGCAGTGGGGCCCCTCGCGCGTGCCGGGGACGATCCGCGGCGTGCAGCGCCTCGTCGGCTCCGTGGCCGGCATCGGCTTCTTCGCCCTGCTCCACGCGACCGGCGTCGAAGGCTGGTCGCTGCTGGCGGTGCTGGCGGTCTGCCAGTTCTTCGCCGAGATCTTCGTGGTGCGCAACTACGCCTTCTGCGTCATCTTCACCACCCCGCTGGCGCTGCTCATGGGCGGTGCGGGCACGGCTCCGCTGGGCTCGGTGGTCGTCTCCCGCACCACGGAGGTCGCGCTCGCGGTGACCTTCGCACTGCTGATGCTGTGGTTCTGGCAGCCGGGTGCCGAGCCGCGCCACCACGCACGCCTCGTCGCCCGCTGCCACAAGGCGATGGGCTCACTGCTCGGCGCGCTGCTGACCACCAACCCGGCCGGCGCGCTGGCCGAGCGCCGCGACCTGCAGTACGAGCTGCTCTCCGAGCGCCGCGCCGCGCAGACGCTGGTCAACGACACCCCCGAGGCCGCCGAGCGGGAGTGGCCGCGCCACGTCGCCATCCAGCAGGCCGGCTACGCGCTGCTCGACCACTGCACGCGCAACGACGCCCGCGAGCTCACCCTCGACGAGATCACCGAGCTCTCCCGCCGCGTGCGCGCCAGCGGCGACTGACCGCGTTCAATTGACGACGTCCCGGTGGTCACCGGCGCGCGCGTGCGTGGGGCGTCTGGCGGGGGCGGGGCGGCGCAGCCGCCCCGGGACGGGGACGCCGACGGGGAGGGGCGCAGCCCCGGGCGGGGCGCGGGGGCGTCGGAAATCTGGGGGCCGGGGACAGGTCGCGCAGACAGGGACGTGCGACGCGCGGGACGCCGCAAAGTCGGGGACGCGGCGGAAGAGACGGGCACTGACATGGTAAAGCACTTTACTGCTTCGTGGAATGAGACCCAGAGTTGGCGGACTCCATGATTGGGCGGTGCAGCGGGGAAGTAGATTACTGCTCCCCTCCCCGAGCCCCACCGCACCCGTGTCGGAGCCCACCGCACCCGTGTCGGAGCCCACCGCGCCGGTGTCGGGTCCCACCGCGCCGGCATCCGACCACCACCGACCCCGTTCGCACACGTGAACGTGTCCTGTCACGCCCCTCCTATAGACTGCTGAACGTAACCGGAAAGTCCATCATCACCGCAGTTCAGAACCATTTTTCGGGGAGTGGAGAACGACCATGACCGGACACGCAGGCGCCCGGAGACAACCCGGACCAGACACAAACACCAGTTCCACCAGACGTGTGAGAGACGCCACCGCACCACCGCCGCCGAAGCGGCTCGTGGACGGCCACGTTCCACCGGCGGGCGGCTCGAATCCGGCCTTCTTCTACTCGCACACGGACGTCACCGACCCCGTCGCACTGGCCGGCCGCGAGGCCCGTCGGGCCGTGTGGCGGCTGTGGATGGACAACCTGCCGGGCCCGGACGAGCAACTGGAGAACTACGCCGCCCGGATGGCCGCGGCCACCGGCGAGAGCCACTTCACCATCAAGGACTCCTACATCCCCGGGCTGGTCAGCCTGGAGGAGAAGCTGCCGCGGCTGGTCGCGCTGCAGGACATGCTCGCGCACGTCTCGATGGTCAGCCTGCGCAAGATCGGCGAGCGCATCAGCATCATCGACTCCCCCGAGGCCCTCGCGCAGATCGACGCCGGCATCACCGGCTTCCTGACCCCCACCGCGCCCCGGCAGTCGATCCCGACGACCCGGCAGATCACCCGCAAGATCAACGAGCTGATCAACCAGTTCGACCCCGAGGTCTTCCTCGACGACCACACCGAACTCGACGAGAACCGGGTGGCCCCGGGCGCCTTCGGCATCGACGACCGCAGACCCGGGGTCACGGAGTTCTACCTGACGCTGCCCAAGGACATGGGCCAGCTGCTGATGAAGAAGGTGGACGCCTACGCCTTCCACCACGATTGCTCGCGGGCGACCGCCTTCCACCAGCTGCTCGCCAAGTCGGGCAAGGTCAGCGTGGCGATGAACCTCTACACGGCCAAGGACATCGAGAACGCCCCGGTGTGGATGCCGGGTGCGGGCTGGCTCAACGAGGAGGGCGACGAGCGCTGGCGGTCCATGATCACCACCTACCGCGACCTGGACGAGGGCCGGCTCGAGGAGACCGCGGCCCACGACGCGACCGCCGGCCTGAAGGCCTGGACGGCCGGGGTGCACGACAGCTGCGCCGCGCCGAGCTCGACGACCGAGACCGAGGGCACCCAGATCGAGCACCGCGTCCCGCACGAGACAGGCGGGGTAACGGCGCTGGACAACCTCTCGCGGCTCTCCCAGCGCTGGCACAACCTCAAGACCGAGGGACACGTGCGCTACCTGGCCGACCCGTCGACCGGGATCACCGTGTGGTGGACCGACGAGGGACACTGGACGGTCAGCGTGCCGGAGGGCCCGCTCAGCCCGAAGGGCGCGCGCTTCGCCCGCTCGGTCGGCGAGTACCGCACCGAGAAGGCCACCCGCCGGCGCGCGGCGGCCGAGGCCGCCCGGCACCGCCGCAACGCGGAGCTGGGGTACGACCCCCTGGCTCCCCCGCCGTTCTGATGGGCGGCGTCATCCCGGTGGTCGTACCGGTGGTCGTCCCGGTCGCCGGCGCGTCAGGCGCGACAGGCGCGACAGGTGCACTAAGCGCGCTCGGTTCCCTGGCCGTCCTCGCGCTCGGCGTCGCTCTCGCCGTAGGGCACACCCTCGGAGTCGGTGTGCTCGGTGTACCAGCGGCTGTAGGTCGGGTCCTCGGT includes these proteins:
- a CDS encoding YeeE/YedE thiosulfate transporter family protein, with amino-acid sequence MIVTGLALGAVLGIVMQRGRFCVTGMLRDLFLQRSWRTLVALFIVIAVHAVGIAALTGAGVIAPEATTFKPAAVVIGGFIFGLAIVLAGGCASGTWYRSGEGLVGSWIALIMYCLSAAAMKTGPLTGFNEFLRSWDTGWTDLPRTFGVSLWWFAIPFALFTGWAANRFLQREAAAPKVASLGGSRWKRPLHVYAAAVAVGVLGVIAWPLSAATGRNDGLGITTPSANLANWTVTGDAERMDWGVMLVLGILVGSWIAARATGEFRVRLPDATQAVRSVVGGVGMGVGASLAGGCTVGNGMVQTSLFSYQGWVALLFMALGVGVAAKLWLKPAEAPTSAEDEVLDDAASHGVAESVTVGAPQRPAGGRGGDGAAVAGNFQVATGLVTVAGKKKAKAREIGQGRYFLDQMGAVCPFPLIETKDVLDSLDAGEELVIDFDCTQGTETIPRWAAENGHEVTDFHAKGDAGWQITIRK
- a CDS encoding FUSC family protein — its product is MKEEPPVAADPAHPADPTSPEPPEPMPARPDPWTLLTSFSTPGPRWPGALRAALALALPGAAALLLGFDNEMLLIAAGGFTVIYGEGHPYRTRWRVMAVAGGLIALASVSGAFVGSVAFSHLSAGAAHWWLALPAIFTALIATIGAFVQNALRLPAPGSFFIVMVGGGATMVARLGLNPVEVGAWSLVGALSAMVIGMAPALIHRHRPETQAVETLERTVAEFAAAPRPAVAKKHQAESALQTAWVSLSDAGVVRGGHVIDPARSELARRTVAAHRRLAGLDSRFAGTEQSEEMEDSPVYVDLERTAIPHARPTVAYRIYRSIHPYSHATMTATKVALASLLAGAIGLALQLDRPDWAVVSVLLTLQWGPSRVPGTIRGVQRLVGSVAGIGFFALLHATGVEGWSLLAVLAVCQFFAEIFVVRNYAFCVIFTTPLALLMGGAGTAPLGSVVVSRTTEVALAVTFALLMLWFWQPGAEPRHHARLVARCHKAMGSLLGALLTTNPAGALAERRDLQYELLSERRAAQTLVNDTPEAAEREWPRHVAIQQAGYALLDHCTRNDARELTLDEITELSRRVRASGD
- a CDS encoding HNH endonuclease signature motif containing protein, which translates into the protein MDGHVPPAGGSNPAFFYSHTDVTDPVALAGREARRAVWRLWMDNLPGPDEQLENYAARMAAATGESHFTIKDSYIPGLVSLEEKLPRLVALQDMLAHVSMVSLRKIGERISIIDSPEALAQIDAGITGFLTPTAPRQSIPTTRQITRKINELINQFDPEVFLDDHTELDENRVAPGAFGIDDRRPGVTEFYLTLPKDMGQLLMKKVDAYAFHHDCSRATAFHQLLAKSGKVSVAMNLYTAKDIENAPVWMPGAGWLNEEGDERWRSMITTYRDLDEGRLEETAAHDATAGLKAWTAGVHDSCAAPSSTTETEGTQIEHRVPHETGGVTALDNLSRLSQRWHNLKTEGHVRYLADPSTGITVWWTDEGHWTVSVPEGPLSPKGARFARSVGEYRTEKATRRRAAAEAARHRRNAELGYDPLAPPPF